ATTTTCTATTCTATTCCAGCTGATTCTTGAGTGTTAGAAGTTTAGGTTTCAGATCTGATTTACCCAAGTTCGTAAGTATCTGTTGAAAAAGACCAACGTGTTCTTCATGTACTTTGGGTAATTGAGATGCAGTGCATAGGTAAGTCCAAAGACAATGTATATGGCCTGGAGCAGACTGTCAACATCCATTACAATGTTTCCCTCCAAGATGATTCCCACTCAGGATGCTTTGTGGTGaagggactgtgtgtgtggagtgatgTTTTCCTCCTGATCTGCTAAGGAAATGAACTTCTCCTCTCTTTGGCTTCTTGATTCTCTTTTTAGGTGGCTCTCCACAAGGAGAGTGCTTCCCATGTGTGTCATTAAATAATCagactataacagccatttatccagagtgatgttattttgagtaattatttctgtgaataaattatgttatgttttaaaccgttgtttgtgattattgtggctataattgtgacaattgctggattcataacagtcagtcgAGTTCGAGTTCACTCCATGTagattgtgtgtttattattttaattatacattttatgttgttccacttttcattatttttattatattacatgatgTAGGTACCGCCTGCCTGATaatacagacaccagagagttcTGGCTCTGCCCTCGTGCACGTTGCTTCGTCGGTGAACTTGACctgtaagtgaagtaaaataaagtcttcctgtcctgccgtaacggtgcatttttcattgaagaattattTACAACCTTGTAACCCGCAACACCGCAACACCCCTGGCACGCTACCCATCCAGAAACCAGGGTTACACCTgggaacagggtggtgccccgaagtgtactactgatagtaaatattttagacatcaataatcactttcataatcattcatattgattgccaatctccaaattactcccaCTGGTGCCCGACAAAGTCGactgttgtgcactagtagtATATCTGTTGTTTTCACAGTAAATTACCGTAAACAAATACTACTGTGAAATTTACGGAGGCCAGAACAGCAAACTGTAATGCATCATACGTTGTGACTGTATTTTCTACAGTAAAATTCTGGCAACCACAGCCACTGCCAggattttacagttttttttttacagtgtatggTTCAGCTTATCTTGCTCTGATTTGCAGCTTTTATGGTTTTGGTTCATTCATAGCATCATTTTCAACCACaaccagcagctgtttttagAGATAAATCTCTAAAGAGGCACAGCAAAATACTTCctgctcagcagcaaacaggagGCACATTTAAACAgcttagaaaaagaaaaagagctaaaAGTCAGATTAGAGCCGTCTTTAGAGCCGTCTGGTCAGCTCAGTTGCTTTCTAACAAGTTCTGTGTTGAAAAGCCAACTGGCAGTTGTTATACAAAAgaggttaaataaatattctttttttttttttttttgttactgccATTTGCTGTCTTTTGGACAAAGTTTTAAATCCAATAACATTGCAGGTAAAAGTTTCCGCTCTGTATCGCATGCTGCTGTGTCGAGAGTGATCATGACATGTCCTCTGTGGGAAGATATGACTTTAATCAGAATGAGATATCCATAATAAGGTTTGTATGGCTCTATATACTCTTAAAAATATCTACaattctatttttcttattcaatctaatgtttcctgtcacagagagggaaggtggTCACACAAACTTTGGACAATATTGTAGATAACATGGACTTGGATGCATACGCCGTATGTCCCCGCTGTAagcatatgtacagtatgtaagtaGCAGTTTGTAATAGGTTTcatcaaagtgtttacatttttgtgttattagtgcacatattttatgtcatatgtaccatgttgatctttactccacagtttagttttcatcagAATCTTTGTTCGGAATGTTACAtcaaaggcaaatgatgtcatagAGCAGAATGACCAACTTCAAGGCACAATAACAAGCTCCACAGTCGGTGTGTGCATCAGACAGTGACGACACATTTCAACAGCCAGCGTTTcatatttggattttggattgcCTTTCCATTTTAACCCATCTTTCTACGTTGGACgtttttttgacagcactggAATTTTCCTCTAACATCAAATCCTGTGATTGGTAAGTATGTTCAGTTTGCCAACTTATCTTagaattgatacttttcctCACAACATTGGATTCAacgtagggttagggttagacagtttagagttaGACAGTAGAGTATTCCTATGCCTATACAGTATTCCTCTGACGGGAATGCTATTTCTTACATtgtgacacaatattgtgtccacatccatcctgttttcagcttgtgatgGCATCAAAGACGTCCCCCACTCCATGTGTCCAGGAGGGCAAGTTAGTTGAAGGGGGCTGGCTCAGCTCCAAATCCTGCCGATACCAGGTGCAGTCCATTTTGGGAGAGGGCACCTTTGGAAAAGTGGCAAAATGCACAAGGATGGATGACTCGAAGACGGTCGCCATCAAAATGGTCAAGAAAAGGAACGACCAAGCTGAGAAGGCAAATGCGGAGGTACGTAAGCTCTACGTGACGATCAAAGTTAGACTTGTGCTGTATGGTCATCCTTTAGATTTTGGTTCATTCAGCTGTGTTCTTAGCTGCAAAGCTCATTTAGAATCTGCCTGACCAGACGTACCTCCACAGGTGGTCATACTTGagaagctgaaatcactgaacgcGGACAAATGCGACATTGTTCAATGGTACCAGGTTTTCAATAACAATGGCTACATTTGCCTTGAGTTTGAACTCCTGGACAAAAGCCTCtttgatttcatgaaagaaaggtTCTTTCGACCCCTTTTTCTGAGTGAGATCAGACCCATCATAAAGCAGGCAAGAACCCTAATGTGTTATGATgtaaacagtataaacattgaaaaatgctgataaatagttgaaataaatgttaaatgtgtgatattcatgacttttcagCTTGCCAACGCACTTGAACACTTGAAGAGTATTAGATTAATACACGCAGACCTCaagttggaaaatgtgatgttggtCAACCATATTCAGCAGCCATACAGAGTCAAAGTGattgactttggcctggcatGCGAGGTTTCAAAAGCCAAGGTGTGCTCATACATTCAGAGCCGTCCATACCGGTGAGTAACTGCAATCATAGCTGATCTCTTAGCGTTGTCCCACTATCCATTAACACTAACTGTCAATGTCTTTATGAGGGTGTTAAGCCAGCAGAATTCATTGTGCTCCAAAATATTGGCAGTAGCTTTCATAAATGTATGATTCTGGgttcttgtcctctctcagaTCTCCAGAGATTATTTTGGGGCTCCCATTTACAGAGGCCATAGATATGTGGTCTCTGGGCTGCAtcgctgctgctctgtacatCGGCACTCTGCTCTATCCTGGCAATTCATCATATGATGTAGTAAGCAGCACTTCAGCGAttcttaaaaatcttttttttttaacatggacACATGATAAGAGTTAATGTGCCTGAAGATAGGATAGAAAAAGAATCCATAAAGAATTCATCAAAAGCTCCCAGCCCTTACtttatgtgttgtatttacagatgaggTACATCGTGGAGACGCAGGGTCAGCCGCCGGATCATCTGCTCACACGCTTTTTCCAAAGAAGCCGTCAAtgtgcctcttctctttggaaacttaaggtacctactcaaaatgtgcttccttcttgttctcatgtttatgctctgtgttggtgtttgtccaAGCCTGATGTGCTCAGAATGTCATTGCTAACAAATATACTATTAGACACAAGAACAggtatacaaagacacaaagattcagTCCCAGGATAGCAGAAGGTTAAAGCTGACCTCTCTGGATAGCATCCTGCATGTAGGTGTTCTTTTTCGTCTTTTTCTACGTACACTTTGAGCTTGAActtatttcttcagctcagagaagttACCCTCGGTCCTGAGGAAAACCTCAGtccattgttgtgtgttcatgttttagctCCGCCTCATCAAGACTGATAATTATgcagataaagctgcagaaatggctgatgtgttgatgtttgtggacATGCTGAAAGGCATGCTCCATCTCCACGCTGCTAAACGGATTACAGGTCTTGCTTTAAAACGATGGAGGccttctgcaacaaaacaggtAAATCTGTGCGTCCATTACCACGGCAGCCCCGCTGTAGCACCGCTGGCCTTGTCCGGCTCAAACACGTCAGCCAACACCCCTGCTCCGCTAACCAGACGACACATTCAGATAGGTCAGGGGCAAAAAGAAAGCTCCATCATAAAGAtgaggatgtaaacaaaacatctcatccatccaaaaatatcaagtctGCCTTTGACCGCCATTATTCTGCTCCCTACGGAAGGCCACACAAACGCCAACGCCACATTACACCTCCGTCTTACAGCACCGAGACCAAGAGGCAAGCTCAGTCACACTTGCCAAGAAAAACGCCTGACGACCATTGGCAGTCTAGAAAAAGAGGCcgagagaaggaaatgaaggcCTGACGTTAACACGTTTGAATTGCACTGATTGTACGGTTCATGGATATGAATTCATATGCATACATTATGAACCTGttgcattgcaaaaaataaaaaaagaataaaacaaaaaagctccacTCGTTCAGTCCGGTAATAACCACTCAACAGGGAGGCATCCCTACAAAGCACTTCACTGCCAGATTGAAATATAACTTTAGTAGTAGAGAGTCCAATTTACTGCTGCTAAAGCTGAATCATCAAATACCTCTAACTACATAATAAATCTCTTacaatggcagagaaaaatacactatAGCAGGCTGGAACTGATAATAGCGGCGTGCAATGAGAGCACAGCCGGGTGCTGAGAAGTAgcctgaaatattcataatgctgcagtccctcctcgctcatgatttctctctgtttcctttaccATGACATCCAGCCCTAACGTACACTGCCTTTCTGCACTCATCTActggaaaacaaagcagagaaatcagGGTCTGCAAACCATTTTAAGCATTTCCCCGTGTTAGATGGGTAATTCTCTCCCGTTCTGAGGCCTCCCCCTGCCGCATCACAGTGGCGTCCCATTGGTGTTCATTAACAAAGCTCgtcaagaaatggaaaaaaaaccctcatctttctcatttcactccttagttctctctgctgcctgcctccATCCAGGTGGAATTCTCTGCTCCTGGATTTTAGGCCAGttgcatgcagaaaaacaaccaacaacaaccaagcacaaaaacaaacaggagcttgCGATTGTAgaaaagttttagtttagttttagttgatatgtttttgggttgtgcgattaggaaggaaaaaaaaagccacttcttgtgtgttctatctgaaaggaaggaagttcCTGTACTCTGAATACTTTCTCATGAGAAAACTAGTGACATGCAAAAAGAGATTAGTCAGTGACAGTTCCACATTCCCTtttcaaagacagagaacagctcTGAGTCCAGCATGACACATGATGGTTATTTTACTCACATGTTGTTAACCATGacacttcatttacatgtgcacagggtttttcttttaagaaaggcttatcattttctgcatcatctgagaTTCAGCCCAGACAACAAACTCAGTGATCGTCTTCTTTactgtcaaactaaataatcactgttggtttatcagcagcaacagttgcaatttcctctctgctgtgacatacctcactgtgtgtttgtgtgtttgttcgtaaCCAATTTCTTAAGTATCACAACTCCACATTACATGGTGTCCATTCACCTGGCGTTTTTGCCAATATTGTGCTCTGAGGCCGGTTCTCACCTCCATCATAGTCCTTTACTTACTGATATCTTTTAatcttctgctgtgtttatcaGTAAAATAGAATGACTCCCTCATGTTTGTGCTCCTTCGCCGCTCAGACTTGAgattacattcatgtttatcCAGAATAATACCAAATAATAACCATTGACGTGAAACTTGGTCATAACTGCCGTAGGAAGTCTTGGGTACGGTGCTAAAGCATTTTGTGACAtcaccttgacctttgacctttgagcacCAAAATGCAATATGATcgataatatgataataattcagaatgaatgtgctgctaacagcagaggaaacaggaggaacttaatgtctgcaggtcaaagttcattactgaaggtcagaaggtcatcGCTGAGCCAGTTGCTTAAGATCCGTGACAGCAGTAACGGTTGGGGATAATAGATACTAAGGACATCAGTGTATTGCaatatggtttttcttttactgtgtattttgggatattttatttttatttttgattcttcCTGTTGAGCAGATGTGgactaatgttttctgtttgtttttgtttcagctcttacgttgttgttgttgttgttgttggtcgaattgaaggcaaaaaggaataaaatacttCAGACCACCACCAGTAAAGCTTTATTAATTTCAATTTGCACAACATGCTGTTAGATGTCGACTCTTCAAGATTCATACCCATGACGGACAGCAGGTGGCAGGAGTTGGTCTGAAAACTGGAACGGTAAAGAAATATGGAAGGTGCACAGGCTTCATCTGTGAGCCTGAAAGACATTCATGAACAGATTGTTCAGGATCATAAAGGATTGCTTCAAAATGCAAGACAAGATATACAGCAAATAATTTCATGTCGAGAAAAGATGTTGACAGAATTACAGTGTAAAGTCCAGAGCACCGCAGATGAACCTCGCCGCTCTGTGAATCCGAAGATtccaacagaaaaaatgtttgcttaTCAGAAAGAAGACGtaagcaaaagggaaaaaaggcttATTAGCTTGTATGAGCAGTGGAAAGTGCAAGCATGTGAGGCAAGAGACAAACTTAAGTCAGACATGACGGAATCACACGTCATCTCTTGCGGACATTTTGAGACTTTACACTGAAATAAGAAGTCACATGGCACCATCTGCTGACTTCAGGAGAAACATTGACGCATGTGAAGCAGTAACCCgtgacattattaaaatcatatatgaAAGACTAACAGGCATCGATGGAGATTTTGATGctgaacatgatttattcattcatgtatatatgtatatatactgtatataataatatataatatatatataaccctccAAAGTGCGTCAGCTGACTTACTTGGCAAAGGTAACCTCTTCAGAACTCGCTCCCCTGCTGAACCAGGTGATCTGACACtaccccttcctcttctccatcctccaacCGCTCTTCTCGCTACAACAGCTTAATGCCTTGTGCACTGCCTCTGAAGTCTTCTGCCCCACAAAGAGTGAGGCTGCCCTGGGCAGAAGCAGCTTGAAAAAGGACTCGTAGGGTACAGGGGCTGGATTCTTGCTGCAAGGCCTTGGGAAGAAGACCCCCAACTCGGCGACCTCATCATCTGGGACAGAGGGGCTCCGGTGCAGGTGGGGATCAATTGGACTGGAAGGACCACGGCTCTTCCAGGCCGAGGACCGAACTCCTGCTgtcccctcccactcccccacctcctcgtTCACTGCCAACACCGCTGGTGCTCGCAGTGTTCTctgcttgtgctgttgtgctgttgataTAACATGGTCCCGGACAGGGCCTCCGGGCTGGGTGTTAAAGAGCATCTTGTCTTGTGCGTGACAACCAGTGGTGTGATGGAAAGGGGAATCAAAGCCACGCAGGCCTGGCAGctcgtgtgtgtcctcagtgatcttcagcagctcctcagtgatggcagcctcttccttctccttctctgttctcagctgaagctccaactcgTGTTTCTTCATGAAGACCGACAGCTCAGTTAAAGTCATAGAAACATTTCCTGCGGCTCCTGTATCTCAGTTTGTTGTCCCTTCACcactcttctctgtgtccttcatTGGCTCCTGTCTCACCTCCGTCAGATGGTCCAGCTTCACTGGCTCAGTGCAtcagtctgttcagtctgttggtgtcagCTGCCCTAAGCCTGCTGCCCCAGCACACCACAGCATACAGGATAGCACTGGCTACCACAGTACAGTCCTGCAGATGTTGAAGGACCTCAGAAAATAGAGGCGACTCTGGCCCTTCCTGTAGAGGGGGCGTCAGTGTTTTTAGCCCAGTCCACTTCATTATCAATGTGTATTCCAACATATTGGAATATGTATGCACACTTGTAAGCAATCGACTGCCGTCAGTTGCCGTCGGTTGCCAagctctgttggttttgttaagATAGCCGTCCCATCCGTCCTTGAtgtcccccaaaaaaacaacccttcGGATCTTACTGAATGAcggaaatgacatattttgtttgaCAATCAGCAAATTTCGCTGAAAAGCGACTAGTTTGCAGGTATGGGAAAATTGTCCATCGATGAACAGTCCACggtggttttgctttttggaaaCTATTAAAGCGACCGTAGAATGTGTAGACAGTGACTGTGTCATATAAGTTGACAGATAACATGGCAGCAGACCAAGGATGGATTTATAGATATATTGCATGGTTCTGTGCATAGATCAGtgtttgtcaaacttttttAGCCCAAGgaccactttatcttccagagTACCACCAAACAGAATCCCACTCTAACACGctcccaaaacacaacaacatatgAAGAATAAGCTAAATTTAGGTTTAATATACaacagtttaaagtaaaaaaaaaaaataataataataataataataattattcaaacaaatgcCATGATATGATCAGAAATTcttatttgaatttcattttatttgaaaaagtaaatgtgaaatgagctgcagcttattaacaacaaactgcacttATACTGTAACAGCCTATAGGTCCCACTTCATGTCATTCTAAAGAGCCAATAGTTTGA
The genomic region above belongs to Echeneis naucrates unplaced genomic scaffold, fEcheNa1.1, whole genome shotgun sequence and contains:
- the LOC115038357 gene encoding homeodomain-interacting protein kinase 1-like; this translates as MPSDVSFLQVDGEETDVNVSGKLEYRGARGQGSVNNLNTAAQWKGGWCSTLPPLEPRSAGSGDGATIDDSAILSGRIRSGDAAESAAGVLPARASSTDCICIAPVESLALVMASKTSPTPCVQEGKLVEGGWLSSKSCRYQVQSILGEGTFGKVAKCTRMDDSKTVAIKMVKKRNDQAEKANAEVVILEKLKSLNADKCDIVQWYQVFNNNGYICLEFELLDKSLFDFMKERFFRPLFLSEIRPIIKQLANALEHLKSIRLIHADLKLENVMLVNHIQQPYRVKVIDFGLACEVSKAKVCSYIQSRPYRSPEIILGLPFTEAIDMWSLGCIAAALYIGTLLYPGNSSYDVMRYIVETQA